GTCTGGGTACGTTTATTTCCGACCAGGACGTGGCTAAATACAACAAGGTGGCCGTGCTCGGCCCCACCGCGCGGGACGACCTTTTCGGCGTGGACGGTGAAGCGATCGGCCAGACCATCCGCATCAATAAAATAACGTTCAAAGTGATCGGCATTACCCAAGCAAAGGGCGGCTCGGGCTTTAACAATCCGGATACGAATATTTTCATTCCTCTCTCGACCGCACAGCGGTTTTTGGCAGGCGATGCGTTTGTAACCACCATCAGCGTGGAAGCCGTCGACCAAAGCGCCATGACCCAGGTGCAGCAGGATATTACGGCTTTGCTTTTGGAGCGACATAAAATTTCCGACCCGGCCTTGGCGGATTTCAGCGTGCTCAACCAACAGGACATTGTCGCGGCGGCTTCTACCATCACCAACACCTTTACCACGTTGCTTGCCGCCATTGCGGGCATTTCGCTTCTCGTCGGCGGTATCGGCATTATGAATATGATGCTGACCACCGTTACCGAGCGCACGCGCGAGATCGGTTTGCGCAAAGCCATTGGGGCCTCTCGCGGCGACATCAATTCCCAGTTTTTGCTCGAAGCGATCGTACTGACCTTTGCGGGCGGGCTCATTGGCATCGCCTTCGGCTGGATATTGGGGTTGGTGGCTACGTATACGGTAGGCATCGCGGCGCAAGTTTCGGCCGGCTCCATACTTCTGGCATTCGGCGTCTCCGCTTCCATTGGCATTATTTTCGGATATTATCCGGCGCGACGCGCGTCATTATTAAATCCCATAGAAGCATTGCGCTATGAATGAGGTTTATCAATTAAATAGATTTTTATGAAAAATCTAATTA
The genomic region above belongs to bacterium and contains:
- a CDS encoding ABC transporter permease; this translates as MLIQDLFEEIYWSLSGNKVRSFLTILGIVIGIGSVVALNAIGKGAEAGIQASIQSSGSNLILVTPGAARGVGTQVNAGRGSAQTLTQKDADEIAAQISLAKAVAPENSRRYQVTAKGLNTNTQVIGTVPAYPGVRKVEIGLGTFISDQDVAKYNKVAVLGPTARDDLFGVDGEAIGQTIRINKITFKVIGITQAKGGSGFNNPDTNIFIPLSTAQRFLAGDAFVTTISVEAVDQSAMTQVQQDITALLLERHKISDPALADFSVLNQQDIVAAASTITNTFTTLLAAIAGISLLVGGIGIMNMMLTTVTERTREIGLRKAIGASRGDINSQFLLEAIVLTFAGGLIGIAFGWILGLVATYTVGIAAQVSAGSILLAFGVSASIGIIFGYYPARRASLLNPIEALRYE